In Populus trichocarpa isolate Nisqually-1 chromosome 16, P.trichocarpa_v4.1, whole genome shotgun sequence, a genomic segment contains:
- the LOC7482600 gene encoding uncharacterized protein LOC7482600 isoform X1 has translation MERGEFRGAKACGKGFRISLLLFLCMITTQVKGSIHEYRNEAFTTKSNAFFFHGGSEGIYASKASRHPDSSALSQSGKSFIRFEGVTFRRTKESASRQEVMQTSTGVVEAIILDVKDRERIGGEFLKTSAICCNHTLAETGSCKLGEVIFKKNLDNPNWPRVIKTDFAGTIDEAKLEADEIEINSNGMYYLYFMFCNPELKGTVINGRTVWKNPNGYLPGKMTPLMTFFGIMSLAYLVLGLAWFVRFVQFWKDIIHLHYHITAVIALGMCEMAVWYFEYANFNSTGLRPMGITLWAVTFTTVKKTLSRLLLLVVSMGFGVVRPTLGGITSKVLLLGLVYFIASEALELIEHLGNINDFSKKTKVFVVLPVVFLDSCFILWIFSSLSKTLEKLQMRRNMAKLELYRKFTNALAVSVLLSIAWIGFELYFNATDPLSELWQVAWIIPAFWTLLAYSLLVVICVLWAPSRNPTRYAYSEGEDFDEEGISLTTGDIANKLERNALVEDLEEDKRE, from the exons atgGAACGTGGAGAATTTCGGGGTGCAAAAGCTTGTGGTAAAGGGTTTCGGATAAGCTTACTGCTCTTCTTGTGCATGATCACAACACAAGTGAAGGGATCGATTCATGAGTACAGAAACGAAGCTTTTACTACGAAGTCCAATGCCTTCTTTTTTCATGGTGGTAGCGAAGGTATTTATGCTTCTAAAGCTTCTCGTCATCCTGATTCCTCTGCTCTCTCCCAATCAGGAAAATCCTTcatcag GTTTGAAGGGGTGACGTTTAGGAGGACGAAAGAGTCAGCTAGTCGGCAAGAGGTTATGCAGACGAGTACTGGAGTTGTTGAAGCAATCATACTTGATGTGAAAGATAGGGAGAGGATCGGAGGGGAGTTTTTGAAGACTAGTGCTATATGTTGTAATCATACTCTTGCGGAGACGGGTTCTTGCAAGTTAGGGGAGgtgattttcaagaaaaatttggaTAATCCTAACTGGCCGCGTGTTATTAAGACGGACTTTGCAGGAACAATTGATGAAGCCAAATTGGAAGCTGATGAAATCGAGATAAACAGTAATGGAATGTATtacctttattttatgttttgtaatCCGGAATTGAAGGGGACAGTGATCAACGGGAGGACTGTGTGGAAGAACCCAAATGGTTATTTGCCCGGAAAGATGACTCCTTTGATGACATTCTTTGGAATTATGTCTTTAGCCTATCTTGTGCTAGGACTAGCATGGTTCGTAAGGTTTGTTCAATTTTGGAAGGATATTATACACTTGCATTACCACATTACGGCTGTTATTGCTCTTGGAATGTGCGAGATGGCTGTTTGGTATTTTGAATATGCCAATTTTAATTCGACTGGATTGAGACCAATGGGTATCACGTTGTGGGCTGTCACCTTTACCACTGTGAAGAAGACTCTATCCCGCCTTCTTCTTTTGGTTGTCTCAATGGGTTTTGGTGTGGTTAGGCCAACCCTTGGTGGCATAACATCAAAAGTGCTTCTTCTTGGTTTGGTATATTTTATTGCTTCTGAGGCGCTTGAGCTCATTGAACATCTGGGAAACATCAATGACTTTTCCAAGAAAACAAAGGTGTTTGTGGTGCTTCCAGTTGTTTTCCTGGATTCCTGCTTTATTCTCTGGATTTTCTCATCGCTGTCAAAAACTTTAGAGAAGCTTCAG ATGAGGAGAAACATGGCTAAGTTAGAACTGTACCGGAAGTTTACCAATGCCCTTGCAGTGTCTGTACTTCTCTCCATTGCCTGGATTGGTTTTGAG CTATACTTCAATGCTACTGATCCACTAAGTGAGCTGTGGCAAGTTGCTTGGATCATCCCTGCTTTCTGGACTTTGCTAGCATACTCACTCTTGGTGGTGATATGTGTGCTCTGGGCTCCTTCACGTAACCCAACAAG ATATGCATATTCAGAGGGGGAGGACTTTGACGAGGAGGGTATATCATTGACAACCGGTGATATTGCTAATAAGCTGGAAAGGAATGCACTTGTTGAAGATCTTGAGGAGGATAAGCGAGAATAG
- the LOC7482600 gene encoding uncharacterized protein LOC7482600 isoform X2 → MQTSTGVVEAIILDVKDRERIGGEFLKTSAICCNHTLAETGSCKLGEVIFKKNLDNPNWPRVIKTDFAGTIDEAKLEADEIEINSNGMYYLYFMFCNPELKGTVINGRTVWKNPNGYLPGKMTPLMTFFGIMSLAYLVLGLAWFVRFVQFWKDIIHLHYHITAVIALGMCEMAVWYFEYANFNSTGLRPMGITLWAVTFTTVKKTLSRLLLLVVSMGFGVVRPTLGGITSKVLLLGLVYFIASEALELIEHLGNINDFSKKTKVFVVLPVVFLDSCFILWIFSSLSKTLEKLQMRRNMAKLELYRKFTNALAVSVLLSIAWIGFELYFNATDPLSELWQVAWIIPAFWTLLAYSLLVVICVLWAPSRNPTRYAYSEGEDFDEEGISLTTGDIANKLERNALVEDLEEDKRE, encoded by the exons ATGCAGACGAGTACTGGAGTTGTTGAAGCAATCATACTTGATGTGAAAGATAGGGAGAGGATCGGAGGGGAGTTTTTGAAGACTAGTGCTATATGTTGTAATCATACTCTTGCGGAGACGGGTTCTTGCAAGTTAGGGGAGgtgattttcaagaaaaatttggaTAATCCTAACTGGCCGCGTGTTATTAAGACGGACTTTGCAGGAACAATTGATGAAGCCAAATTGGAAGCTGATGAAATCGAGATAAACAGTAATGGAATGTATtacctttattttatgttttgtaatCCGGAATTGAAGGGGACAGTGATCAACGGGAGGACTGTGTGGAAGAACCCAAATGGTTATTTGCCCGGAAAGATGACTCCTTTGATGACATTCTTTGGAATTATGTCTTTAGCCTATCTTGTGCTAGGACTAGCATGGTTCGTAAGGTTTGTTCAATTTTGGAAGGATATTATACACTTGCATTACCACATTACGGCTGTTATTGCTCTTGGAATGTGCGAGATGGCTGTTTGGTATTTTGAATATGCCAATTTTAATTCGACTGGATTGAGACCAATGGGTATCACGTTGTGGGCTGTCACCTTTACCACTGTGAAGAAGACTCTATCCCGCCTTCTTCTTTTGGTTGTCTCAATGGGTTTTGGTGTGGTTAGGCCAACCCTTGGTGGCATAACATCAAAAGTGCTTCTTCTTGGTTTGGTATATTTTATTGCTTCTGAGGCGCTTGAGCTCATTGAACATCTGGGAAACATCAATGACTTTTCCAAGAAAACAAAGGTGTTTGTGGTGCTTCCAGTTGTTTTCCTGGATTCCTGCTTTATTCTCTGGATTTTCTCATCGCTGTCAAAAACTTTAGAGAAGCTTCAG ATGAGGAGAAACATGGCTAAGTTAGAACTGTACCGGAAGTTTACCAATGCCCTTGCAGTGTCTGTACTTCTCTCCATTGCCTGGATTGGTTTTGAG CTATACTTCAATGCTACTGATCCACTAAGTGAGCTGTGGCAAGTTGCTTGGATCATCCCTGCTTTCTGGACTTTGCTAGCATACTCACTCTTGGTGGTGATATGTGTGCTCTGGGCTCCTTCACGTAACCCAACAAG ATATGCATATTCAGAGGGGGAGGACTTTGACGAGGAGGGTATATCATTGACAACCGGTGATATTGCTAATAAGCTGGAAAGGAATGCACTTGTTGAAGATCTTGAGGAGGATAAGCGAGAATAG
- the LOC7472480 gene encoding uncharacterized protein LOC7472480, with the protein MQASSFGFKTRPPECLGRKMGVIDYLDTILAPLSLFLMVGYHAYLWHCFKNKPSQITEGIAALKRKTWFVQLKEGDNRTGMLAVQSLRNAQMTTILTAATAIIINLALAALTNNNYKASHLLSGSAFFGSQSGKLYVLKFGSASLFLLVSFLCSSMGLAFLIDANFLINAASREFSPSPTYTQTVFERGFMLALMGNRVLCITFPLLAWMFGPVPVALSSVALVWVLHGLDFPGKSICSEMYT; encoded by the exons ATGCAGGCATCTAGTTTTGGCTTTAAAACCAGGCCTCCTGAATGCCTTGGCAGAAAGATGGGTGTCATTGATTATCTAGACACGATATTAGCCCCTCTGAGTCTCTTCCTCATGGTTGGTTACCATGCCTATCTATGGCATTGCTTCAAGAACAAACCATCTCAAATTACTGAAGGAATTGCAGCattgaagagaaaaacatgGTTTGTACAATTGAAAGAG GGTGATAACAGGACTGGTATGCTAGCAGTGCAAAGCCTGAGAAATGCTCAGATGACAACTATATTAACTGCTGCAACAGCCATTATCATAAACCTGGCACTGGCTGCTTTGACCAACAACAACTATAAAGCAAGTCATCTCCTCAGTGGCAGTGCGTTTTTTGGCTCACAATCTGGGAAACTCTATGTTCTGAAATTTGGGTCAGCCTCGCTATTTCTCTTGGTAAGCTTCTTATGCAGCTCAATGGGACTTGCATTCTTGATTGATGCTAATTTCTTGATAAATGCTGCCTCTCGTGAGTTCTCACCATCACCTACATATACACAAACAGTATTTGAACGAGGTTTCATGTTGGCTCTTATGGGCAATCGGGTCCTATGCATCACCTTTCCTTTATTGGCGTGGATGTTTGGCCCAGTGCCAGTAGCTTTGTCCTCTGTGGCACTTGTTTGGGTCCTGCACGGGCTTGATTTTCCTGGCAAGAGTATCTGTAGTGAAATGTATACATGA
- the LOC7482601 gene encoding WRKY DNA-binding transcription factor 70 produces MDSSWHGNLPANRKKAIDELVRGQEIAAQLKLVMNKSIGVDESVFAEDLVKKIMNSFNSSLYILNGGEFDEVASQIPQVGSPCWDGRKSSKDSGESGRGTAELKVKDRRGCYKRRKSSHSRTDDSTTLTDDGHAWRKYGQKVILNAKYPRNYFRCTHKYDQQCQAIKQVQRIQEEPPLYRTTYYGHHTCKNLLKASQFVLDPSDHHDIDSSILISFKSNGDHASNKPSNSLLTSFQTVKQECCHKEDDMNIPISYDPTTQYNNQASSSDYLLSPDDYMSAFDHGDVISGVNSSCTTSSHSLDMDGIMMESADFDDDGVFGF; encoded by the exons ATGGATTCTTCTTGGCATGGGAATTTACCAGCAAACAGAAAGAAGGCGATAGATGAGCTCGTTAGAGGTCAAGAAATTGCGGCACAACTTAAACTTGTAATGAACAAGTCTATAGGGGTTGATGAGTCTGTGTTTGCTGAGGATCTTGTCAAGAAAATCATGAATTCTTTCAACAGTTCTCTTTATATATTAAATGGGGGTGAGTTTGATGAGGTTGCCTCTCAAATTCCACAAGTGGGTTCGCCTTGTTGGGATGGCCGGAAGTCGTCGAAGGATTCCGGAGAGAGTGGCAGGGGTACTGCCGAGTTGAAGGTGAAGGACAGGAGAGGATGTTACAAgagaag AAAAAGTTCCCACTCAAGAACAGATGACTCCACTACTCTAACCGATGATGGCCATGCATGGAGAAAATATGGACAGAAAGTGATCCTCAATGCTAAATATccaag GAACTACTTCAGGTGCACTCACAAGTATGATCAACAATGTCAAGCAATCAAGCAAGTGCAAAGAATTCAAGAAGAACCTCCTCTATACCGTACAACATATTATGGGCATCACACGTGCAAGAATTTGCTAAAAGCTTCTCAATTTGTCTTGGATCCAAGTGATCACCACGATATAGATTCCTCCATACTGATAAGCTTTAAGAGCAATGGTGATCACGCTTCGAACAAGCCAAGCAACTCCCTCCTCACATCCTTCCAAACAGTAAAACAAGAATGTTGCCACAAGGAGGATGACATGAACATACCAATTAGTTATGATCCAACCACCCAGTATAATAATCAAGCATCATCCTCTGATTATCTCTTGTCACCTGATGATTATATGTCTGCATTTGATCACGGCGATGTGATTTCTGGGGTCAACTCATCTTGCACTACGAGCTCACACAGTCTGGACATGGATGGTATCATGATGGAATCTGCTGATTTCGATGATGATGGTGTTTTCGGATTTTAA